In Penaeus vannamei isolate JL-2024 chromosome 4, ASM4276789v1, whole genome shotgun sequence, a single window of DNA contains:
- the LOC113823871 gene encoding long-chain-fatty-acid--CoA ligase 4-like isoform X1 gives MRRPGIWCETLQHRSFRMVIRGTKTEGGWYVKAKPNGEPYPLDSRLAPLFREAGVTTLPGALQYGASTHGSKPCMATRQILKREREETNGKMFEKLQLGEYDWLTYSEVQEKAVSVGLGARQRGLQPLDRVVIFAETRAEWLMCAMGCLQHRISVVTLYTTLTDDGVAHGINETGVPFVFTSYDLLPRVTRLLSKCPKVKTVVVMEDQIDGLGDTSKFPASVSLVPFKELVTKDASWDRIDTPTPQADDTAIIMYTSGSTGTPKGVELSHTNILTSVIAYSVQMNVGPGDRFLAFLPLAHIMELASEIALISLGATILYSSPLTLTSTSPKVMRGTDGDAKVAKPTVMNAVPLVLDRIIKGVSQKVEQQGWIKSFIFNEAVRYKFWLEYIPFTSYFMDYFIFRRVQEELGGELKRLVVGGAPLSPQTHDTMRAIFGVSIQVGYGSTESASCITGMDEDDVNTGHCGGPNLGVLMKLVDWEEGNYKVTDKPYPRGEIVVGGPVVAKGYFNLPEENKAAFYQEDGINWFRTGDIGEINALGALKIIDRKKDLVKLKHGEYVSLGNAESKLKTLSNVENICVFADSTKDKTVAVVVPSADRLRKVADSVGIGGEVSVEDLCQHDKVKEALLKELQSHGKKCGLTRWEVPAAIYLTLEPWTPDTGLVTAALKLRRKQLCLHYEDSVHDMYSRLD, from the coding sequence TTTCAGGATGGTGATTCGGGGCACGAAGACGGAGGGCGGCTGGTACGTGAAGGCGAAGCCCAATGGCGAGCCCTACCCCCTGGACTCGCGCCTGGCGCCCTTGTTTCGCGAGGCGGGCGTCACCACGCTGCCGGGGGCGCTGCAGTACGGCGCCTCCACCCACGGCTCCAAGCCCTGCATGGCCACGCGGCAGATCCTGAAGCGCGAGCGCGAGGAGACCAACGGCAAGATGTTCGAGAAGCTCCAGCTGGGCGAGTATGACTGGCTCACGTACTCGGAGGTGCAGGAGAAGGCGGTGAGCGTGGGCCTCGGGGCGCGCCAGCGGGGCCTGCAGCCCCTCGACCGCGTGGTCATCTTCGCCGAGACCCGCGCCGAGTGGCTCATGTGCGCCATGGGCTGCCTGCAGCACCGCATCTCCGTCGTGACCCTCTACACCACGCTGACGGACGACGGCGTGGCCCACGGCATCAACGAGACGGGCGTGCCCTTCGTCTTCACCTCGTACGACCTCCTGCCCAGGGTGACGCGGCTCCTCTCCAAGTGCCCGAAGGTGAAGACCGTCGTGGTGATGGAGGACCAGATCGACGGCCTCGGGGACACGAGCAAATTCCCCGCCAGCGTTAGCCTGGTGCCCTTCAAGGAGCTCGTCACGAAGGACGCCAGCTGGGACCGCATCGACACGCCGACGCCCCAGGCGGACGACACCGCCATCATCATGTACACGAGCGGGTCCACGGGCACCCCGAAGGGCGTGGAGCTCTCCCACACCAACATCCTGACGAGCGTGATCGCCTACTCCGTCCAGATGAACGTGGGCCCCGGCGACCGGTTCCTGGcgttcctccccctcgcccacatCATGGAGCTGGCCTCCGAGATCGCCCTCATCTCCCTGGGCGCCACCATCCTGTACTCGTCGCCGCTGACGCTCACCAGCACCAGCCCGAAGGTCATGCGGGGCACGGACGGGGACGCCAAGGTGGCCAAGCCCACGGTCATGAACGCCGTGCCGCTCGTGCTGGACCGCATCATCAAGGGCGTCTCGCAGAAGGTGGAGCAGCAAGGCTGGATCAAGAGCTTCATCTTCAACGAGGCCGTCAGGTACAAATTCTGGCTGGAGTACATCCCCTTCACCTCCTACTTCATGGACTACTTCATCTTCAGAAGAGTCCAGGAGGAGCTGGGCGGGGAGCTCAAGCGCCTGGTGGTGGGCGGCGCGCCGCTCTCGCCACAGACCCACGACACCATGCGAGCCATCTTCGGCGTGTCCATCCAGGTCGGCTACGGCTCCACGGAGTCGGCCTCGTGCATCACGGGCATGGACGAGGACGACGTGAACACGGGCCACTGCGGCGGCCCCAACCTCGGCGTGCTCATGAAGCTGGTCGACTGGGAGGAAGGCAACTACAAGGTCACCGACAAGCCGTACCCTCGAGGCGAGATCGTGGTGGGCGGCCCCGTCGTGGCCAAGGGCTACTTCAACCTCCCCGAGGAGAACAAGGCGGCCTTCTACCAGGAGGACGGCATCAACTGGTTCCGCACGGGGGACATCGGCGAGATCAATGCCCTGGGCGCCCTCAAGATCATCGACCGCAAGAAGGACCTGGTGAAGCTCAAGCACGGCGAGTACGTGTCCCTGGGCAACGCGGAGTCCAAGCTGAAGACCCTGTCCAACGTCGAAAACATCTGCGTCTTCGCCGACTCCACCAAGGACAagacggtggcggtggtggtgcccTCGGCGGACCGCCTGCGCAAGGTGGCCGACAGCGTAGGCATCGGGGGTGAGGTTTCCGTCGAGGATCTCTGCCAACACGACAAGGTGAAGGAGGCCCTCCTCAAGGAACTCCAGAGCCACGGGAAGAAGTGCGGCCTCACCCGATGGGAGGTTCCCGCCGCCATCTACCTCACCCTGGAGCCGTGGACGCCCGACACGGGCCTGGTCACGGCGGCGCTCAAGCTGCGGAGGAAGCAGCTGTGTTTGCACTACGAGGACAGCGTCCACGACATGTAC
- the LOC113823871 gene encoding long-chain-fatty-acid--CoA ligase 4-like isoform X2 — protein MVIRGTKTEGGWYVKAKPNGEPYPLDSRLAPLFREAGVTTLPGALQYGASTHGSKPCMATRQILKREREETNGKMFEKLQLGEYDWLTYSEVQEKAVSVGLGARQRGLQPLDRVVIFAETRAEWLMCAMGCLQHRISVVTLYTTLTDDGVAHGINETGVPFVFTSYDLLPRVTRLLSKCPKVKTVVVMEDQIDGLGDTSKFPASVSLVPFKELVTKDASWDRIDTPTPQADDTAIIMYTSGSTGTPKGVELSHTNILTSVIAYSVQMNVGPGDRFLAFLPLAHIMELASEIALISLGATILYSSPLTLTSTSPKVMRGTDGDAKVAKPTVMNAVPLVLDRIIKGVSQKVEQQGWIKSFIFNEAVRYKFWLEYIPFTSYFMDYFIFRRVQEELGGELKRLVVGGAPLSPQTHDTMRAIFGVSIQVGYGSTESASCITGMDEDDVNTGHCGGPNLGVLMKLVDWEEGNYKVTDKPYPRGEIVVGGPVVAKGYFNLPEENKAAFYQEDGINWFRTGDIGEINALGALKIIDRKKDLVKLKHGEYVSLGNAESKLKTLSNVENICVFADSTKDKTVAVVVPSADRLRKVADSVGIGGEVSVEDLCQHDKVKEALLKELQSHGKKCGLTRWEVPAAIYLTLEPWTPDTGLVTAALKLRRKQLCLHYEDSVHDMYSRLD, from the coding sequence ATGGTGATTCGGGGCACGAAGACGGAGGGCGGCTGGTACGTGAAGGCGAAGCCCAATGGCGAGCCCTACCCCCTGGACTCGCGCCTGGCGCCCTTGTTTCGCGAGGCGGGCGTCACCACGCTGCCGGGGGCGCTGCAGTACGGCGCCTCCACCCACGGCTCCAAGCCCTGCATGGCCACGCGGCAGATCCTGAAGCGCGAGCGCGAGGAGACCAACGGCAAGATGTTCGAGAAGCTCCAGCTGGGCGAGTATGACTGGCTCACGTACTCGGAGGTGCAGGAGAAGGCGGTGAGCGTGGGCCTCGGGGCGCGCCAGCGGGGCCTGCAGCCCCTCGACCGCGTGGTCATCTTCGCCGAGACCCGCGCCGAGTGGCTCATGTGCGCCATGGGCTGCCTGCAGCACCGCATCTCCGTCGTGACCCTCTACACCACGCTGACGGACGACGGCGTGGCCCACGGCATCAACGAGACGGGCGTGCCCTTCGTCTTCACCTCGTACGACCTCCTGCCCAGGGTGACGCGGCTCCTCTCCAAGTGCCCGAAGGTGAAGACCGTCGTGGTGATGGAGGACCAGATCGACGGCCTCGGGGACACGAGCAAATTCCCCGCCAGCGTTAGCCTGGTGCCCTTCAAGGAGCTCGTCACGAAGGACGCCAGCTGGGACCGCATCGACACGCCGACGCCCCAGGCGGACGACACCGCCATCATCATGTACACGAGCGGGTCCACGGGCACCCCGAAGGGCGTGGAGCTCTCCCACACCAACATCCTGACGAGCGTGATCGCCTACTCCGTCCAGATGAACGTGGGCCCCGGCGACCGGTTCCTGGcgttcctccccctcgcccacatCATGGAGCTGGCCTCCGAGATCGCCCTCATCTCCCTGGGCGCCACCATCCTGTACTCGTCGCCGCTGACGCTCACCAGCACCAGCCCGAAGGTCATGCGGGGCACGGACGGGGACGCCAAGGTGGCCAAGCCCACGGTCATGAACGCCGTGCCGCTCGTGCTGGACCGCATCATCAAGGGCGTCTCGCAGAAGGTGGAGCAGCAAGGCTGGATCAAGAGCTTCATCTTCAACGAGGCCGTCAGGTACAAATTCTGGCTGGAGTACATCCCCTTCACCTCCTACTTCATGGACTACTTCATCTTCAGAAGAGTCCAGGAGGAGCTGGGCGGGGAGCTCAAGCGCCTGGTGGTGGGCGGCGCGCCGCTCTCGCCACAGACCCACGACACCATGCGAGCCATCTTCGGCGTGTCCATCCAGGTCGGCTACGGCTCCACGGAGTCGGCCTCGTGCATCACGGGCATGGACGAGGACGACGTGAACACGGGCCACTGCGGCGGCCCCAACCTCGGCGTGCTCATGAAGCTGGTCGACTGGGAGGAAGGCAACTACAAGGTCACCGACAAGCCGTACCCTCGAGGCGAGATCGTGGTGGGCGGCCCCGTCGTGGCCAAGGGCTACTTCAACCTCCCCGAGGAGAACAAGGCGGCCTTCTACCAGGAGGACGGCATCAACTGGTTCCGCACGGGGGACATCGGCGAGATCAATGCCCTGGGCGCCCTCAAGATCATCGACCGCAAGAAGGACCTGGTGAAGCTCAAGCACGGCGAGTACGTGTCCCTGGGCAACGCGGAGTCCAAGCTGAAGACCCTGTCCAACGTCGAAAACATCTGCGTCTTCGCCGACTCCACCAAGGACAagacggtggcggtggtggtgcccTCGGCGGACCGCCTGCGCAAGGTGGCCGACAGCGTAGGCATCGGGGGTGAGGTTTCCGTCGAGGATCTCTGCCAACACGACAAGGTGAAGGAGGCCCTCCTCAAGGAACTCCAGAGCCACGGGAAGAAGTGCGGCCTCACCCGATGGGAGGTTCCCGCCGCCATCTACCTCACCCTGGAGCCGTGGACGCCCGACACGGGCCTGGTCACGGCGGCGCTCAAGCTGCGGAGGAAGCAGCTGTGTTTGCACTACGAGGACAGCGTCCACGACATGTAC